A genomic region of Halomonas aestuarii contains the following coding sequences:
- the kdsA gene encoding 3-deoxy-8-phosphooctulonate synthase: protein MSHPQGPTQQRHVSIAGLEAGNALPLMLLGGMNVLESRELALEVAETYVEVTGRLGMPYVFKASFDKANRSSIHSFRGPGLEKGLEILAEVKERFGVPIITDVHEPWQAAPVAEVADIIQLPAFLARQTDLVVAMAETGAVINIKKPQFLAPQEMRHILRKCEEAGNDRLLLCERGSSFGYNNLIVDMLGFGDMKQTGYPVFFDVTHSLQRPGGRADSAGGRRQQVAELARAGVAVGLAGLFLEAHPDPDNAKCDGPCALPLDRLEPFLAQLKAIDDLVKGFAPLEIS, encoded by the coding sequence ATGTCGCACCCCCAAGGCCCGACCCAGCAGCGTCACGTCAGCATCGCCGGCCTCGAGGCCGGCAATGCCCTCCCGCTCATGCTGCTCGGTGGCATGAACGTGCTGGAGTCTCGCGAGCTCGCCCTCGAGGTGGCCGAGACCTATGTCGAGGTGACCGGTCGTCTCGGCATGCCCTACGTCTTCAAGGCCAGCTTCGACAAGGCCAACCGCAGCTCCATCCACTCCTTCCGGGGCCCCGGCCTCGAGAAGGGGCTGGAGATACTGGCCGAGGTGAAGGAGCGCTTCGGGGTGCCGATCATCACCGACGTCCACGAGCCCTGGCAGGCCGCCCCGGTAGCCGAGGTCGCCGACATCATCCAGCTGCCGGCCTTCCTGGCGCGTCAGACCGACCTGGTGGTGGCCATGGCCGAGACTGGCGCGGTGATCAACATCAAGAAGCCGCAGTTCCTGGCCCCTCAGGAGATGCGCCATATCCTGCGCAAGTGCGAGGAGGCCGGTAACGACCGACTGCTGCTGTGCGAGCGCGGGTCCAGCTTCGGCTACAACAACCTGATCGTCGACATGCTCGGCTTCGGCGACATGAAGCAGACGGGGTATCCCGTCTTCTTCGATGTCACGCACTCTCTGCAGCGCCCGGGCGGCCGGGCCGACAGCGCCGGCGGCCGGCGCCAGCAGGTCGCCGAGCTGGCGCGCGCCGGCGTGGCGGTCGGCCTGGCCGGGCTCTTCCTGGAGGCCCACCCCGACCCCGACAACGCCAAGTGCGACGGTCCCTGCGCCCTGCCACTGGATCGCCTGGAGCCTTTCCTGGCCCAGCTGAAGGCCATCGATGATCTGGTGAAGGGGTTCGCGCCCCTCGAGATCTCCTGA
- a CDS encoding CTP synthase — MTRYIFVTGGVVSSLGKGIASASLAAILEARGLKVTMLKLDPYINVDPGTMSPFQHGEVFVTEDGAETDLDLGHYERFIRTKMTQANNFTTGRVYEHVLRKERRGDYLGGTVQVIPHITDEIKRRVYAGGEGFDVALVEIGGTVGDIESLPFLESIRQIRSELGASRAIFMHLTLVPYIKTAGETKTKPTQHSVKELRSIGIQPDILICRSEVELEETERRKIALFTNVEERAVIPLQDADTIYRIPLMLHEHGLDDIVCDKLRLEPGEADLSEWVKVLDAKLNPLKSINIAMVGKYMELLDAYKSLNEALVHAGIQTRIKVNVDYIDSEDIERDGTQRLAGKDAILVPGGFGERGVEGKIATARFARENGIPYLGICLGMQVAVIEFARHVAGWADADSTEFTHDTQHPVVGLITEWLSPEGKVELRDEASDLGGTMRLGGQVCQLKAGSKAREAYGSDEIVERHRHRFEVNNQFIDELEQAGLVVSGKSVDNSLVEVVELADHPWYIACQFHPEFTSTPRDGHPLFTGFVNAALEHKAARIRAQSVHQE; from the coding sequence ATGACACGATATATCTTCGTGACCGGCGGCGTTGTGTCCTCTCTCGGCAAGGGCATCGCGTCGGCCTCGCTGGCGGCGATTCTCGAGGCGCGCGGCCTCAAGGTCACCATGCTCAAGCTCGATCCCTACATCAACGTGGATCCGGGCACCATGAGTCCCTTCCAGCACGGCGAGGTGTTCGTCACCGAGGATGGCGCCGAGACTGACCTCGACCTGGGGCACTACGAGCGCTTCATCCGCACGAAGATGACCCAGGCCAACAACTTCACCACCGGCCGGGTCTACGAGCACGTGCTGCGCAAGGAGCGACGCGGCGACTACCTGGGCGGCACCGTGCAGGTGATCCCCCACATCACCGACGAGATCAAGCGCCGGGTCTATGCCGGTGGCGAGGGCTTCGACGTGGCACTCGTCGAGATCGGCGGCACCGTGGGCGACATCGAGTCGCTGCCGTTCCTGGAGTCGATCCGTCAGATCAGGAGCGAACTGGGCGCGAGCCGGGCGATCTTCATGCACCTGACCCTGGTGCCCTACATCAAGACCGCCGGCGAGACCAAGACCAAGCCGACCCAGCACAGCGTCAAGGAGCTGCGCTCCATCGGTATCCAGCCGGATATCCTGATCTGTCGCAGCGAGGTGGAGCTCGAGGAGACCGAGCGTCGCAAGATCGCGCTCTTCACCAACGTCGAGGAGCGGGCCGTCATCCCCCTCCAGGACGCCGACACCATCTACCGCATCCCGCTGATGCTCCACGAGCACGGCCTCGACGACATCGTCTGCGACAAGCTGCGCCTGGAGCCCGGCGAGGCGGACCTCAGCGAATGGGTGAAGGTGCTCGATGCCAAACTCAACCCGCTGAAGTCGATCAATATCGCCATGGTCGGCAAGTACATGGAGCTGCTCGACGCCTACAAGTCGCTCAACGAGGCGCTTGTTCACGCCGGCATCCAGACCCGCATCAAGGTCAACGTCGACTACATCGATTCCGAGGACATCGAGCGCGACGGTACCCAGCGCCTGGCCGGCAAGGACGCCATCCTGGTGCCCGGCGGCTTCGGCGAGCGTGGCGTGGAGGGAAAGATCGCCACGGCCCGCTTCGCCCGCGAGAACGGCATTCCCTACCTCGGCATCTGCCTCGGCATGCAGGTGGCGGTGATCGAGTTCGCCCGCCACGTGGCGGGTTGGGCAGACGCCGACTCCACCGAGTTCACCCACGACACGCAGCATCCGGTGGTGGGCCTGATCACCGAGTGGCTGAGCCCCGAGGGCAAGGTCGAGCTGCGCGACGAGGCCTCCGACCTGGGGGGCACCATGCGCCTGGGCGGCCAGGTCTGCCAGCTCAAGGCCGGCAGCAAGGCCCGCGAGGCCTACGGCAGCGACGAGATCGTCGAGCGCCATCGCCATCGCTTTGAGGTCAACAACCAGTTCATCGATGAGCTCGAGCAGGCGGGCCTGGTGGTCTCCGGCAAGAGCGTCGACAACTCCCTTGTCGAGGTGGTCGAGCTGGCGGATCATCCCTGGTACATCGCCTGTCAGTTCCATCCGGAGTTTACCTCCACCCCCCGTGACGGCCATCCGCTGTTCACCGGCTTCGTCAACGCGGCGCTTGAACACAAGGCGGCACGCATCCGTGCCCAGTCTGTCCACCAGGAGTGA